From Chryseobacterium gallinarum, one genomic window encodes:
- a CDS encoding DUF72 domain-containing protein: MKFGQVEDPSIIDFTLPEDHPRTKEILNLNKKGLENISIGCAKWNKTDLKGFYPKGTKDELTYYATQFNSIELNATFYGMPTPDQVKTWKEKTPDHFKFFPKITNTVSHFRRLIDVTDPVTHFASAVMNFDEKLGMAFLQLHDNFKPKDYDRLEKFVKEWPKEVPLAIELRNTEWFTDEEILNTTCELFEAHHITNIIVDTAGRRDMLHMRLTTPNAFIRYVGANAESDYERLDDWLKHLTKWKNEGLQNLYFFVHQNIEKASPLLSAYFIKKMNEEWKTDIHIPQMATESTGTLF, encoded by the coding sequence ATGAAATTCGGACAAGTAGAAGATCCCTCAATAATAGATTTTACCCTACCTGAAGACCATCCCCGAACCAAAGAAATTTTAAATCTTAATAAAAAGGGATTGGAAAACATCTCTATAGGATGTGCCAAATGGAACAAAACGGATCTCAAAGGATTCTATCCCAAAGGAACAAAAGACGAACTTACTTACTATGCAACCCAGTTTAATTCAATTGAATTGAACGCTACATTTTACGGAATGCCAACTCCGGACCAGGTAAAAACATGGAAAGAAAAAACTCCGGACCATTTCAAATTCTTCCCCAAGATTACCAATACGGTTTCCCACTTCAGAAGATTGATTGACGTTACGGATCCCGTCACTCATTTCGCTTCGGCAGTTATGAACTTTGATGAAAAACTGGGAATGGCTTTTCTTCAGCTTCATGATAATTTTAAACCGAAAGATTATGACAGGCTGGAAAAATTTGTAAAAGAATGGCCAAAAGAAGTCCCTTTGGCAATAGAACTCCGAAATACAGAATGGTTTACAGACGAAGAAATCCTCAACACAACGTGTGAACTCTTTGAAGCCCATCATATTACCAATATCATCGTAGATACTGCCGGAAGAAGAGATATGCTTCATATGCGCCTTACCACTCCCAATGCATTTATCCGGTATGTAGGGGCCAATGCAGAAAGTGATTATGAAAGACTGGATGATTGGCTGAAGCATTTGACAAAATGGAAAAATGAAGGACTTCAGAACCTCTACTTTTTTGTACACCAGAATATTGAAAAGGCGTCTCCTCTTTTATCGGCTTATTTTATCAAAAAAATGAATGAGGAATGGAAAACCGATATCCATATTCCACAAATGGCAACCGAAAGTACAGGGACACTTTTTTAA
- a CDS encoding HD domain-containing protein, translating into MKSTIDNTIEFVKEKLEGAEAGHDWFHIERVWKLSRKIAETEDCDHDVVELSALLHDIADPKFHNGDETIAPKISREFLEQQNVPDETIEKILFVINNISFKNRDQAPQNPPIELKIVQDADRIDAIGAIGIARTFNFGGFKNNLMYDPETPPNPGMTKEQYKKSNGTTINHFYEKLLLLKDLMNTEKGKKLAEERHDYMLNFLDQFYREWNVD; encoded by the coding sequence ATGAAAAGTACAATTGACAACACTATAGAGTTTGTAAAAGAAAAATTAGAAGGGGCAGAAGCCGGACATGACTGGTTTCATATCGAAAGGGTCTGGAAGCTTTCCAGGAAAATTGCGGAAACTGAAGATTGTGATCATGATGTGGTAGAGCTTTCGGCACTTCTTCATGATATTGCCGATCCTAAATTTCATAATGGAGACGAGACCATTGCACCAAAAATATCCAGAGAATTTTTAGAACAACAAAATGTGCCTGACGAAACTATTGAAAAGATATTGTTTGTGATCAACAATATTTCGTTTAAAAACCGGGATCAGGCTCCCCAAAATCCCCCTATTGAGCTTAAAATTGTTCAGGATGCCGACCGTATTGATGCCATTGGGGCAATTGGTATCGCCAGAACATTTAATTTCGGAGGATTTAAAAATAATCTGATGTATGATCCTGAAACACCGCCTAACCCGGGTATGACGAAGGAGCAGTATAAGAAATCTAACGGAACGACTATCAATCATTTTTATGAAAAGCTGTTGCTTCTTAAAGATTTAATGAATACTGAAAAAGGAAAAAAGTTAGCAGAGGAAAGGCATGATTATATGCTGAATTTTCTGGACCAGTTTTATAGAGAATGGAATGTAGATTAA
- a CDS encoding alpha/beta hydrolase family protein, whose translation MEKLILTTEDHVPLTAHLFRPEKSNGKLLLINSATGVKQQVYFSFAQYFSEQGFTVLTYDYRGIGLSKPKNMRGFRGSMRVWGAKDYKELTRYIKVKFPDYRKYCLGHSVGALILGMNKDSEMFEKFIFVGTQKAFVGNLKLRTKIEAYLGFGVVQPITTSLLGYFPAHWFGLGESLPKNCAYDWRTLILNKKSTNRLLEKTDDYSKNLTQKVLVLRAEDDVWVTEKGVESLLNETYPNMNPTYRLVKISESEKREIGHVNFFRSYNKKLWDIILNELIDT comes from the coding sequence ATGGAAAAGCTAATACTCACCACTGAAGACCATGTTCCGTTAACAGCTCACCTTTTCCGTCCGGAAAAAAGCAATGGAAAACTACTGCTTATCAATTCGGCTACCGGAGTGAAACAGCAGGTCTATTTCTCATTTGCCCAATATTTTTCAGAGCAGGGATTTACGGTACTTACTTATGATTATAGAGGAATAGGGCTTTCCAAACCCAAAAATATGAGAGGCTTCCGGGGCTCTATGAGAGTATGGGGAGCGAAGGATTATAAAGAGCTCACCCGGTATATTAAAGTAAAGTTCCCGGATTACAGGAAGTATTGTCTGGGCCATTCTGTAGGAGCATTGATCTTAGGCATGAATAAGGATTCTGAAATGTTTGAGAAGTTTATCTTTGTGGGAACCCAAAAAGCTTTCGTGGGAAATCTGAAACTGAGGACAAAAATTGAGGCTTACCTGGGATTCGGGGTCGTTCAGCCGATAACAACTTCACTGCTGGGATATTTTCCGGCACATTGGTTCGGACTTGGAGAAAGTCTCCCTAAAAATTGTGCATATGACTGGAGAACCTTAATTTTAAATAAAAAATCTACCAACCGGTTGTTGGAGAAAACTGATGATTATTCTAAAAATTTAACACAGAAGGTATTGGTACTTAGAGCAGAAGATGATGTATGGGTGACGGAGAAAGGAGTTGAAAGTTTATTAAACGAAACGTATCCTAATATGAACCCGACATACAGGCTCGTGAAAATTTCAGAATCTGAAAAAAGAGAAATCGGACATGTTAATTTTTTTAGAAGCTACAATAAAAAACTTTGGGATATTATTTTAAATGAATTGATAGATACATGA
- a CDS encoding ribokinase, giving the protein MKFSSEQPKIIVVGSSSIDLVLETEKLPLPNETVLAVNSDSYFGGKGANQAVGTARLGASVYFIGCVGMDPLGQQIMRNLVSENVNVGFVHETDKESTGTAYVTTSNGNAAIVVVPAANKYLSKAHIDEADRYFHTADMVLVQLEVSMDVVEYTVKKAKKYGIKVGLYASPAMRISNDIIENVDFIVAKSSELYIIFGEEKREEILTRYFNKVFVRDDTNSTIYFDGTEMKYYRNDRDETVYKMGMGDAFTSGFAIALCHGNSVEDCVKFGNEVSSRVSGGKGSQTGLPRISDFLS; this is encoded by the coding sequence ATGAAATTTTCATCAGAGCAACCCAAAATTATTGTTGTAGGAAGTTCCTCAATAGACCTGGTTTTGGAAACCGAAAAACTTCCTTTACCTAATGAAACTGTTTTAGCTGTTAATTCAGACAGTTATTTTGGAGGTAAAGGAGCCAATCAGGCAGTAGGTACCGCAAGACTGGGCGCGAGTGTCTATTTTATCGGCTGCGTGGGAATGGATCCTTTAGGACAGCAGATTATGAGAAACCTCGTGAGTGAAAATGTCAACGTGGGGTTTGTTCATGAAACCGATAAAGAATCTACAGGAACTGCTTATGTGACAACTTCCAACGGAAATGCTGCTATTGTAGTGGTTCCTGCGGCTAATAAATATCTGAGTAAGGCACATATAGATGAGGCAGACCGGTACTTTCATACGGCAGATATGGTTTTGGTACAGCTTGAGGTTTCAATGGATGTTGTAGAATATACCGTTAAAAAAGCCAAGAAATATGGTATAAAAGTAGGCTTGTATGCTTCACCTGCGATGAGAATCAGCAATGATATTATTGAAAATGTTGATTTTATTGTAGCGAAAAGCAGTGAACTTTATATCATTTTTGGAGAAGAGAAAAGAGAGGAGATTCTTACCAGATATTTTAATAAGGTGTTTGTGAGAGATGATACCAATTCTACTATTTATTTTGATGGGACAGAAATGAAATATTACAGAAATGATAGGGATGAAACCGTTTATAAGATGGGAATGGGAGACGCTTTTACTTCAGGATTTGCCATTGCATTGTGTCATGGAAATTCTGTAGAAGATTGTGTGAAGTTCGGAAACGAAGTTTCATCACGGGTTTCAGGAGGTAAAGGATCACAGACAGGACTACCCAGAATATCAGATTTCCTTTCTTAA
- a CDS encoding DUF4241 domain-containing protein, protein MTHIENIQKLFSKDFVESPLLESFEVGKIYLSSGKLVACDPLITNDMLPFSTEFPKGDFPVILHKERDSNCVAYSEIIFNTGEITEWKLATTAGQHVKDLAEGEVFGYPVESGMGCFMDVETQAKLNELEQKLYRNKGVDFMGIYEEFFHEHFFDENGAIDQYAFLKPSESHPGTIFAFETGYGEGFYASYIAYGKDQTPVKIITEFIEIS, encoded by the coding sequence ATGACACATATAGAAAACATACAAAAATTATTTTCAAAAGACTTTGTGGAAAGTCCGTTGCTGGAGAGTTTTGAGGTGGGGAAGATTTACCTTTCCAGTGGGAAACTGGTAGCTTGTGATCCCCTGATCACCAATGATATGCTGCCTTTTTCTACAGAATTTCCAAAAGGAGATTTTCCTGTTATTTTGCATAAAGAGAGAGACAGCAACTGTGTTGCCTACTCGGAAATTATTTTCAATACAGGAGAAATCACAGAATGGAAACTGGCAACTACTGCAGGGCAGCATGTAAAAGATTTAGCGGAAGGAGAAGTCTTCGGATATCCTGTAGAAAGTGGAATGGGTTGTTTTATGGATGTGGAGACCCAGGCTAAGCTTAATGAACTGGAGCAAAAACTGTATCGTAACAAAGGAGTGGATTTTATGGGAATCTACGAGGAATTTTTCCATGAGCACTTTTTTGATGAGAACGGGGCGATAGATCAATATGCCTTCCTGAAGCCTTCAGAATCACATCCTGGAACCATATTTGCTTTTGAAACCGGGTATGGGGAAGGTTTTTATGCAAGCTATATCGCTTACGGTAAAGATCAGACCCCGGTAAAGATAATTACTGAATTTATTGAAATAAGTTAA
- a CDS encoding valine--tRNA ligase produces the protein MQISEKYNPQETEQKWYNYWLENKYFHSEPNDKPPYTVVIPPPNVTGILHMGHMLNNTIQDVLVRRARMRGFNACWVPGTDHASIATEAKVVAKLKSEGVNKSDITREQFLEHAWEWTHKYGGTILEQLKKLGCSCDWDRTRFTMEDKLSQQVIRSFVDLYNKGLIYRGYRMVNWDPEAKTNISDEEVIFKEQNGKLYFLKYKIEGSEEFLSVATTRPETIFGDTAVCINPNDERYAHLKGKNVIVPIVNRVIPIIEDEYVDIEFGTGALKITPAHDTNDYEIGQKHQLKMIDALDDDGNLNEHGLHYAGKNRFEVRKQIAKELEEKDLLLKSEDYVNKVGTSERTGAVIEPKVSVQWFLKMSEIAQPALDVVMNDEVKFYPEKFKNTYKHWMENIRDWNISRQLWWGQQIPAYYYGTGDEDFVVAETKEEALELAKQKTGNKELSAENLTQDNDALDTWFSSWLWPMSVFDGVLDPDNKDINYYYPTSDLVTAPDIIFFWVARMIMAGLEYRKEVPFKNVYFTGIVRDKQRRKMSKSLGNSPDPLELMEKYGADGVRVGILLSSAAGNDLLFDEDLMLQGRNFMTKIWNAFRLINMWNHEDKTANLTENQTIEWFENKLNKTIAEINDQFEKFRISDALHLIYKLIWDDFCGWYLEAIKPNYGEGISKEVYHKTIYFFEELMKLLHPFMPFLTEELWQTISERNIEEALVIAQQKEAGEYDEAIIKNFETASELISGVRNYRQTKGISPREAAEVYTNASEFANEAVVRKLANISEIHFGQKTDKPSFTFLVGATEVSIPLSENLDLGEEKAKTEEELKYLKGFLVSVEKKLSNEKFVANAKPEIVEVERKKQKDALDKIAILEEKLKSL, from the coding sequence ATGCAGATTTCAGAAAAATATAATCCACAGGAAACAGAACAAAAATGGTATAACTACTGGTTGGAAAACAAATACTTCCATTCAGAGCCTAATGACAAACCACCATATACCGTGGTAATTCCTCCGCCAAATGTTACGGGGATTTTACACATGGGGCATATGCTGAACAATACCATTCAAGATGTTCTGGTCCGTCGTGCAAGAATGCGGGGGTTTAATGCCTGTTGGGTTCCGGGAACAGATCATGCTTCCATTGCTACCGAAGCTAAAGTTGTTGCTAAATTGAAGTCTGAAGGAGTCAATAAGTCAGATATTACCCGTGAACAATTCTTGGAGCACGCCTGGGAATGGACCCATAAGTATGGGGGAACTATTCTTGAACAGCTAAAAAAATTAGGATGTTCATGTGATTGGGACAGAACCCGTTTTACCATGGAGGATAAGCTTTCTCAGCAGGTGATCAGGAGCTTTGTAGACCTTTATAATAAAGGACTGATCTATAGAGGCTACAGAATGGTAAACTGGGATCCTGAGGCGAAAACCAATATTTCTGATGAAGAGGTTATTTTTAAAGAACAAAACGGAAAACTGTATTTCCTTAAATATAAAATTGAAGGGTCAGAAGAGTTTCTTTCAGTTGCAACGACGCGTCCTGAGACTATTTTTGGAGATACGGCAGTATGTATCAACCCTAATGATGAGAGATACGCCCATCTGAAAGGTAAGAACGTAATTGTCCCGATTGTCAACAGAGTAATTCCTATTATTGAGGACGAATATGTAGATATTGAGTTCGGAACGGGAGCTTTGAAAATCACTCCGGCACACGATACCAATGACTACGAGATCGGACAGAAGCATCAGCTCAAAATGATTGATGCGCTAGATGATGATGGAAATCTGAACGAACATGGTTTACATTATGCAGGGAAAAACAGATTTGAAGTCAGAAAACAAATCGCTAAAGAACTGGAAGAAAAAGATCTTTTGTTAAAGTCAGAAGATTATGTGAATAAAGTGGGAACTTCTGAAAGAACAGGGGCTGTTATTGAGCCTAAGGTTTCCGTTCAATGGTTCTTGAAAATGTCTGAAATTGCTCAGCCTGCACTGGATGTCGTGATGAATGACGAAGTGAAGTTCTATCCTGAGAAATTTAAAAATACTTACAAACACTGGATGGAAAACATCCGTGACTGGAATATTTCCCGACAGCTTTGGTGGGGTCAGCAGATACCTGCCTACTATTATGGCACAGGAGATGAAGATTTTGTAGTGGCTGAGACTAAAGAAGAAGCTTTGGAACTGGCAAAACAAAAAACAGGAAATAAGGAATTATCAGCAGAGAACCTCACTCAGGATAATGATGCATTAGACACCTGGTTCTCTTCATGGTTATGGCCAATGTCTGTATTTGATGGGGTGCTTGATCCTGATAATAAAGATATCAATTATTATTATCCGACTTCAGATCTGGTTACGGCACCTGATATTATTTTCTTCTGGGTAGCAAGAATGATCATGGCCGGACTGGAATACAGAAAAGAAGTTCCGTTCAAAAATGTATATTTTACAGGAATTGTAAGAGATAAGCAGAGAAGGAAGATGTCAAAATCTTTAGGAAACTCTCCGGATCCGCTTGAACTGATGGAAAAATATGGTGCAGACGGGGTGCGAGTAGGTATTCTGTTGAGCTCTGCTGCTGGAAATGATCTCCTTTTTGATGAAGATCTGATGCTTCAGGGAAGAAACTTCATGACGAAGATCTGGAATGCTTTCCGTTTGATCAATATGTGGAATCATGAAGACAAAACGGCTAATTTAACGGAGAACCAGACAATAGAATGGTTTGAAAATAAATTAAATAAAACAATTGCAGAAATCAACGACCAGTTTGAGAAATTCAGAATTTCTGATGCACTGCACCTGATTTATAAATTAATTTGGGACGATTTTTGCGGATGGTACCTTGAAGCAATTAAGCCTAATTACGGAGAAGGTATTTCCAAGGAAGTTTACCATAAAACAATATATTTCTTTGAAGAGCTGATGAAACTGCTGCATCCTTTCATGCCTTTCTTAACGGAAGAATTGTGGCAGACTATTTCGGAGAGAAATATTGAGGAAGCTTTGGTGATTGCCCAACAGAAAGAAGCCGGTGAGTATGATGAGGCTATTATTAAAAACTTTGAAACCGCGTCAGAACTGATTTCAGGAGTTAGAAATTACCGCCAGACAAAAGGAATTTCCCCGAGAGAAGCGGCTGAGGTTTATACCAATGCATCAGAATTTGCGAATGAGGCGGTAGTAAGAAAACTGGCTAATATTTCTGAAATCCATTTCGGACAGAAAACAGATAAGCCAAGCTTTACATTCCTGGTAGGAGCTACTGAAGTTTCTATTCCTTTAAGCGAAAACCTGGACCTTGGTGAAGAAAAAGCCAAAACGGAGGAAGAATTAAAATATTTAAAAGGATTTTTAGTTTCTGTAGAAAAGAAACTTTCAAACGAAAAGTTTGTTGCCAATGCCAAACCTGAAATCGTGGAGGTAGAACGTAAGAAACAAAAAGATGCTCTTGACAAGATTGCGATCCTGGAAGAGAAGCTGAAAAGTTTGTAA
- a CDS encoding DUF1573 domain-containing protein, whose protein sequence is MKKLIAGIALFGTFAFASAQTITFDKTTFDYGNIKPNADGTRFFTVTNTGDKPLILSNVKPSCGCTTPEFSQDPIMPGKSAKIKVGYNTALNGPFNKMIEVFSNDPANSRSVIYIKGNVDPNAPEPKVLTPAEQKEAAKAEKKAAKLAKKAAAK, encoded by the coding sequence ATGAAGAAATTAATCGCAGGAATTGCATTATTCGGAACATTTGCCTTTGCATCTGCACAAACGATTACGTTTGATAAAACTACTTTCGACTACGGTAATATTAAACCTAATGCCGACGGTACAAGATTCTTTACGGTAACGAACACAGGTGATAAGCCTTTAATCCTTTCTAATGTAAAACCATCTTGCGGATGTACTACACCAGAATTTAGTCAGGATCCGATCATGCCGGGAAAGTCTGCTAAGATCAAAGTTGGATACAACACTGCTCTTAACGGACCTTTCAACAAAATGATTGAGGTTTTCTCTAATGACCCTGCTAACAGCAGAAGCGTAATCTACATTAAAGGTAATGTAGACCCTAATGCTCCTGAGCCAAAAGTACTGACTCCTGCAGAGCAGAAAGAAGCTGCAAAAGCAGAGAAAAAAGCTGCGAAACTAGCTAAAAAAGCTGCCGCGAAGTAA
- a CDS encoding polyphosphate kinase 2 family protein, with product MDTNFSDDFKINGKFSIKKTPTAYKGKLTKEEGAQLLIKEKEKLRELQEKLYADGSQSLLVVLQAMDAAGKDSMIEHVFGGVNPQGCNVTSFKTPSSKEYSHDFLWRHYLALPEKGMIGIFNRSHYESVLVCKVHPEYNLSEKTWSSVKDFDNTFWENRYESIRNFEKHLSQNGTTIIKIFLNVSKDEQKKRLLDRINEQEKNWKFSTGDLPERALFDKYMDCYETAINETAKDYAPWYVLPADNKWFARVAAIQIIIDTLEKMNLKYPQLSDKEKQGLIDAKSTLENE from the coding sequence ATGGACACCAATTTCTCAGATGACTTTAAAATAAATGGAAAATTTTCAATTAAAAAAACACCTACCGCATATAAAGGAAAGCTTACCAAGGAAGAAGGAGCTCAGTTATTAATTAAGGAAAAGGAAAAACTCCGTGAATTGCAGGAGAAGCTTTATGCTGACGGAAGCCAGTCTCTTTTAGTGGTATTGCAGGCGATGGATGCAGCCGGAAAAGATAGTATGATAGAACATGTTTTCGGCGGGGTCAATCCACAAGGATGTAATGTCACCAGCTTTAAAACACCTAGCTCCAAAGAATATTCCCACGATTTTTTATGGAGGCATTACCTTGCACTGCCAGAGAAAGGAATGATAGGAATCTTTAACCGCTCCCATTATGAAAGTGTATTAGTCTGCAAAGTACACCCAGAATATAATTTAAGTGAAAAAACATGGTCTTCTGTAAAAGATTTTGACAATACATTCTGGGAAAACCGGTATGAAAGCATCCGAAATTTTGAAAAGCATCTTTCACAAAACGGGACCACTATTATTAAAATATTCCTGAATGTCTCGAAGGATGAACAAAAGAAAAGGCTTCTTGACAGGATCAACGAACAGGAAAAAAACTGGAAATTCTCTACAGGAGACCTTCCTGAAAGAGCTTTATTTGACAAATACATGGATTGTTATGAGACCGCAATCAACGAAACCGCCAAAGATTATGCTCCGTGGTATGTACTTCCTGCTGACAATAAATGGTTTGCCAGAGTAGCAGCAATACAGATCATTATAGATACGCTGGAAAAAATGAACCTGAAATATCCGCAACTTTCCGACAAAGAAAAGCAAGGCCTCATTGATGCTAAAAGTACTCTTGAAAATGAATAA
- a CDS encoding RNA polymerase sigma factor, whose protein sequence is MNSREKEFAQLIKDNQGLIIKVSRLYTNSLEDEEDLFQEIVLQLWRSYDSFKGNSKISTWMYRVALNTAITLFRKKSKSLQTNELDINHRDFVEDDDEKQQQISLLYTVIKTLPNIERAIVMMYLDDLPYKDIAENLGITEVNARVKMNRLKKTLKEQMEKYA, encoded by the coding sequence ATGAATTCCAGAGAAAAAGAGTTTGCGCAGCTTATCAAAGATAATCAGGGTCTGATTATCAAAGTTTCGCGCTTATATACGAATTCTCTTGAAGATGAAGAGGACCTTTTTCAGGAAATCGTATTACAGCTTTGGAGAAGCTATGATTCTTTTAAAGGAAATTCCAAAATTTCTACCTGGATGTACCGTGTTGCACTTAATACTGCCATTACCCTCTTCAGAAAAAAAAGCAAAAGCCTTCAAACGAATGAACTGGACATTAACCACAGAGATTTTGTGGAAGACGATGATGAGAAACAACAACAAATATCACTTTTATATACTGTAATCAAGACTCTTCCCAATATAGAAAGAGCCATTGTCATGATGTATCTTGACGATCTGCCTTACAAGGATATTGCAGAAAACCTTGGGATCACTGAGGTTAATGCACGTGTAAAAATGAACAGATTAAAGAAAACCCTTAAAGAACAGATGGAAAAATATGCCTGA
- a CDS encoding MFS transporter: protein MPEFDLDSFKKTWQEQPVQPKYDNREILQMLNKKSRNYVKYIFWISVVEFLFFSVLGLFYFFQEEESDSFRNVLERLGAQEAPEVESNFGHVYLAIKILSLLITAYFVLKFYQNYRKIKIEENLKGFITRIIKFKKTVNAFILISIVLLLTFTFVLIAFIFYTLNSQNIQPTNSNLTIIIVGIVVSTLLAVSMIWLYYRLVYGSIIKKLDKNLKQLKEIDSQEN from the coding sequence ATGCCTGAATTTGATTTAGATAGCTTTAAGAAAACATGGCAGGAGCAGCCTGTCCAGCCAAAATATGACAACCGTGAGATTCTTCAGATGTTGAATAAGAAGTCACGTAATTATGTGAAATATATTTTCTGGATCAGTGTTGTTGAATTTTTATTCTTTTCCGTACTGGGATTATTCTATTTCTTTCAGGAAGAAGAATCTGACAGTTTCCGAAATGTGCTGGAAAGGCTGGGAGCGCAGGAGGCTCCTGAGGTGGAAAGTAATTTTGGCCATGTTTATTTAGCAATAAAAATTCTGAGTTTATTAATTACAGCGTATTTTGTGCTGAAATTTTATCAGAATTATCGCAAAATCAAAATTGAAGAAAACCTGAAAGGATTCATTACGAGAATCATCAAGTTCAAAAAAACAGTGAATGCATTTATCCTGATCAGTATCGTTTTGCTTCTTACGTTTACCTTTGTATTGATAGCATTTATATTTTATACTTTAAATTCTCAGAATATTCAGCCTACCAACTCCAATCTTACCATTATTATTGTTGGTATTGTTGTCAGTACTTTGCTGGCTGTATCCATGATCTGGTTATATTACAGACTTGTTTATGGCAGTATTATTAAAAAGCTTGATAAAAATCTGAAACAGCTTAAGGAGATTGATTCACAGGAAAATTAA